In one Chlamydia sp. BM-2023 genomic region, the following are encoded:
- a CDS encoding MBL fold metallo-hydrolase, giving the protein MEKDAHGDDSFGKLVFLGTGNPEGIPVPFCSCEICSGGQIHRLRASVLIEWSGKHFLIDVGPDFRQQMLENHIEKLDGVFFTHPHYDHIGGIDELRTWYVVHQRSIPVVLSASTYKYLCKSREHLVAPPEHDGTLPAALEFTILNEEYGEESFLGLPYTYVSYYQKSCEVMGYRFGNLAYLTDMSRYDQEIFSYLSGVETIILSVAPTKTPRAFIGRSSSHFNMSQAEDFAAHVGARKLILTHISHCLQKELENYSDKVCAYDGMEVPWVL; this is encoded by the coding sequence ATGGAAAAAGATGCGCATGGGGACGACTCCTTCGGTAAGCTAGTATTTTTAGGAACAGGAAACCCCGAGGGTATCCCTGTTCCTTTTTGCTCTTGTGAGATTTGCTCAGGAGGGCAGATACATCGTTTGCGAGCCTCTGTTTTGATAGAGTGGTCTGGGAAACATTTTCTCATTGATGTGGGGCCGGATTTTCGTCAGCAAATGCTAGAGAATCATATTGAGAAATTAGACGGGGTATTTTTTACCCATCCTCATTATGATCATATTGGTGGTATTGATGAGCTGCGTACCTGGTATGTTGTTCATCAACGTTCTATCCCTGTTGTTCTCTCTGCATCCACTTATAAATATCTATGTAAGTCTCGCGAGCATCTTGTTGCGCCTCCCGAGCACGATGGCACCCTTCCCGCAGCTTTAGAATTTACGATTTTAAATGAAGAGTACGGAGAGGAGTCTTTTCTTGGCCTGCCCTATACTTACGTTTCCTATTATCAAAAATCTTGTGAGGTAATGGGATATCGCTTCGGAAATCTCGCTTACCTTACAGATATGAGTAGGTATGATCAGGAAATTTTTAGTTATCTATCGGGTGTAGAGACTATTATTTTATCAGTAGCTCCTACGAAAACTCCTCGAGCTTTTATCGGGCGTAGTTCTTCGCATTTTAATATGAGTCAAGCTGAAGATTTTGCAGCCCATGTGGGCGCTAGGAAATTAATCCTTACGCATATCAGCCATTGCTTGCAAAAAGAGTTAGAAAATTATTCTGATAAGGTATGTGCTTATGATGGTATGGAAGTTCCTTGGGTTTTATAA
- the hflX gene encoding GTPase HflX: MKKKHNEEKKSRESSLGWRFSLPREEQDPSQALAVACYASKADQNNMQEHVEELVSLADSCDITVLETRSWILRMPSSSTYLNEGKLLEIEEILQQFPTIGTLIVDEEITASQQRNLEKRLGVVVLDRTELILEIFASRAFTAEAGLQVELARARYLLPRLKRMWGHLSRQKSGGGSGGGGFVKGEGEKQIELDKRMIRERIHKLTSDLKNVEKQRKERRKSKERRGIPSFALIGYTNSGKSTLLNLLTSAETYAEDKLFATLDPKTRRCILPCGQRVLVTDTVGFIRKLPHTLVAAFKSTLEAALHEDVLLHIVDASHPLAFEHIETTKAILKELGVEHPKIITVLNKVDALPEGKVPTKLRLLSPRAVLVSAKSGEGIQNLLETMTEVITEGCPEVSLKFSYKDYGKFTELYDAGLVISHRCKDDILLVEAYLPKELEKKYQQFISRSSSHRKQKKS; this comes from the coding sequence ATGAAGAAGAAACATAATGAAGAGAAGAAAAGTCGTGAAAGTTCTTTAGGGTGGCGTTTTTCTCTTCCTCGTGAGGAGCAAGATCCTTCTCAAGCATTAGCAGTTGCTTGCTATGCAAGCAAAGCAGATCAAAATAACATGCAAGAGCATGTTGAGGAGTTAGTATCTCTTGCGGACTCTTGTGATATTACTGTTTTAGAAACGCGCTCGTGGATTTTACGTATGCCGTCATCTTCGACGTATTTGAATGAGGGTAAGCTTTTAGAAATCGAAGAGATTTTACAACAATTTCCAACTATTGGAACGCTAATCGTTGATGAAGAAATCACCGCATCACAACAGAGAAACCTAGAAAAGCGTTTAGGAGTTGTTGTCTTAGATCGTACAGAGTTGATTTTAGAGATTTTTGCTTCTCGGGCATTTACTGCTGAGGCGGGCCTTCAGGTAGAACTTGCAAGGGCGCGTTATCTTCTTCCTCGTTTAAAAAGAATGTGGGGACATTTATCTCGTCAAAAATCTGGAGGCGGCAGCGGAGGCGGAGGATTTGTTAAGGGGGAAGGTGAAAAGCAAATCGAGCTTGATAAAAGGATGATTCGTGAGAGAATCCACAAGCTAACTTCCGACCTTAAGAATGTTGAAAAGCAGCGTAAAGAACGTCGTAAATCTAAAGAGAGACGAGGGATTCCCTCGTTTGCTTTAATTGGTTATACAAACTCAGGAAAGAGCACATTATTAAATCTTTTAACTTCTGCGGAGACCTACGCTGAAGACAAGCTTTTTGCTACTTTAGATCCTAAAACGCGCAGGTGTATTCTTCCTTGTGGGCAGCGTGTTCTTGTTACCGATACAGTAGGATTTATTCGTAAACTTCCTCATACGCTTGTAGCCGCGTTTAAAAGTACTTTAGAGGCCGCTTTACATGAAGATGTTTTACTTCATATTGTAGATGCTTCCCACCCGCTAGCTTTTGAACATATCGAAACAACAAAAGCGATTTTGAAAGAGTTAGGAGTTGAACATCCTAAAATTATTACTGTTTTAAATAAGGTAGACGCTCTTCCTGAGGGTAAGGTTCCTACAAAACTTCGTTTGCTTTCTCCTCGTGCTGTATTAGTTTCTGCAAAAAGTGGTGAAGGGATACAAAATCTGCTGGAGACCATGACAGAGGTCATTACAGAAGGCTGTCCCGAAGTTTCATTAAAATTTTCTTATAAAGATTATGGGAAATTTACAGAGCTTTATGATGCAGGTTTGGTAATTTCACATCGCTGTAAAGATGATATTTTACTTGTAGAGGCGTATTTACCTAAGGAATTGGAAAAGAAATACCAGCAGTTT